A window of Marispirochaeta aestuarii contains these coding sequences:
- a CDS encoding VOC family protein, which produces MSKISACIWFDSQAEEAAAFYTDIFPNSRITGRTRYTEAGKELHGKEPGSVMTVLFEADGFSFTALNGGPYFTINPSISFFVRCENAAEVDRLWQELSREGKVLMPLDSYFFSERYGWIQDRFGVSWQLILAPESLEPRIVPSLLFVGDVCGKAEEAMNFYTSIFRKASMGEIARYGAGQEPDTADSVMYGEFSLEGQTFTAMDSAQENRFGFNEGVSLLVDAQNQEEIDHYWKALSAVPEAEQCGWLKDRYGISWQIFPDTEMNRLLQDGDEAKSTRTLEAMFTMKKIDLEGLRRA; this is translated from the coding sequence ATGTCAAAAATAAGCGCCTGTATCTGGTTCGATAGCCAGGCGGAGGAAGCCGCCGCCTTTTATACGGATATTTTTCCCAACTCCCGCATTACCGGTAGAACCCGTTACACCGAAGCCGGGAAGGAACTTCACGGAAAGGAACCCGGATCAGTTATGACCGTACTTTTCGAGGCGGACGGTTTCAGCTTTACCGCCCTTAACGGCGGGCCGTATTTTACCATCAATCCTTCCATTTCCTTTTTTGTCCGCTGTGAAAACGCGGCCGAGGTGGACCGTCTCTGGCAGGAGCTCTCCCGGGAGGGGAAAGTCCTGATGCCTCTGGACAGTTACTTCTTCAGTGAGCGCTACGGCTGGATACAGGACCGCTTCGGTGTTTCCTGGCAATTGATTCTTGCCCCCGAATCTCTGGAGCCGCGCATTGTACCCTCCCTGCTCTTTGTGGGAGATGTGTGCGGCAAAGCCGAAGAGGCCATGAACTTCTACACATCGATATTCAGAAAGGCTTCCATGGGAGAAATCGCCCGCTACGGCGCGGGACAGGAGCCGGATACTGCAGACAGCGTAATGTACGGAGAGTTCAGCCTGGAGGGACAGACGTTCACCGCCATGGACAGCGCCCAGGAGAACAGGTTCGGCTTTAACGAAGGGGTCTCTTTACTGGTGGACGCTCAGAACCAGGAAGAAATAGACCATTACTGGAAGGCCCTTTCCGCGGTGCCGGAAGCCGAACAGTGCGGCTGGCTCAAGGACAGGTACGGCATATCCTGGCAGATTTTTCCGGACACGGAGATGAACAGACTGCTCCAGGACGGCGACGAGGCAAAATCAACACGTACCCTGGAAGCCATGTTCACAATGAAGAAAATCGACCTGGAGGGATTGAGGAGGGCTTGA
- a CDS encoding sugar ABC transporter ATP-binding protein, with the protein MSEQILLEMNHIRKEFPGVLALKDVSLQLRAGEVHALLGENGAGKSTLIKILGGIYARDAGEIVIDGKVVHIDSVHDAQKYGISVIHQELVLVPHMTVAENIYLGREPLKSGRFVDFKKMHDDAKKLLDSFELDIRPEEEISELTIAQQQMVEIIKALSFNAKILVMDEPTSSLSEKDVDFLFENIRKLKKAQVGIIYISHRMSELKQIADRITVIRDGEYIGTKDTKTTDNDELIAMMVGRQLTNYYTRTFGNPTEKVLEVKNLRDGKLLKDVSFHLFKGEILGFAGLVGAGRSELMKCIFGIDPFQSGEILLNGNPAIIRNPDEAMKKGIALVPESRKLEALFPDQTVKYNITIKALGEFIHGIHVNNAQETKITREYVDKMAIKTPTYQQVVGNLSGGNQQKVVIGRWLATKPKILILDEPTRGVDVGAKAEIYAIMNNLVKEGVAIIMISSELPEVINMSDRVVVMSNGRITACLPREGLTQEKIMHHATQFVTT; encoded by the coding sequence GTGAGTGAGCAGATTCTTTTGGAAATGAACCATATACGCAAGGAGTTCCCGGGAGTCCTGGCACTCAAAGATGTGTCTCTGCAGCTTCGGGCCGGGGAGGTCCACGCCTTACTGGGAGAGAACGGTGCAGGTAAGTCGACACTTATCAAGATTCTGGGCGGAATATATGCCCGGGATGCCGGAGAAATCGTTATCGACGGAAAAGTGGTCCACATCGATTCGGTTCATGACGCCCAGAAATACGGAATCAGTGTAATTCACCAGGAGCTCGTGCTGGTGCCTCACATGACGGTCGCGGAGAATATATATCTTGGCAGAGAACCGCTTAAATCTGGTCGCTTTGTTGATTTCAAAAAGATGCACGACGATGCAAAGAAACTGCTCGACTCCTTCGAACTGGATATCAGGCCGGAGGAGGAAATCAGCGAATTGACCATTGCCCAGCAGCAGATGGTGGAGATTATCAAGGCTCTCTCCTTCAATGCGAAAATACTGGTCATGGATGAACCGACCTCATCCCTCTCGGAGAAGGATGTCGATTTTCTCTTTGAGAATATCCGGAAGCTGAAAAAGGCCCAGGTCGGCATCATCTATATTTCCCACCGGATGAGCGAACTGAAACAAATTGCGGACAGAATCACGGTAATCCGCGACGGCGAGTACATCGGTACGAAGGATACGAAGACAACGGACAATGATGAACTTATCGCCATGATGGTCGGCCGTCAGCTTACGAACTACTATACCAGGACCTTCGGAAATCCCACGGAAAAAGTACTGGAGGTAAAAAACCTGAGGGACGGGAAACTGCTCAAGGATGTGTCTTTCCATCTTTTCAAGGGAGAGATCCTCGGTTTCGCAGGTCTTGTGGGTGCAGGAAGAAGCGAACTGATGAAATGCATTTTCGGAATCGATCCGTTCCAGTCCGGAGAGATCCTGCTGAATGGAAACCCGGCGATCATCCGCAATCCCGATGAAGCAATGAAAAAGGGTATAGCCCTGGTTCCCGAAAGCCGTAAGCTCGAAGCCCTGTTTCCCGATCAGACGGTGAAGTACAACATCACCATCAAGGCCCTGGGTGAGTTCATTCACGGAATCCACGTAAACAATGCCCAGGAGACGAAAATAACCAGGGAATACGTCGACAAGATGGCGATAAAGACGCCGACCTATCAGCAGGTAGTGGGGAACCTGTCCGGCGGCAACCAGCAGAAGGTAGTTATTGGCCGATGGCTTGCGACTAAGCCCAAAATCCTGATTCTTGATGAACCCACCCGGGGCGTCGATGTCGGGGCCAAGGCGGAGATCTACGCAATTATGAACAATCTTGTCAAAGAAGGCGTTGCGATCATCATGATCTCGTCGGAACTTCCTGAGGTGATCAATATGAGCGACCGGGTGGTGGTTATGAGCAACGGCAGAATAACCGCCTGCCTTCCTCGAGAAGGTTTGACGCAGGAAAAGATAATGCATCACGCTACGCAGTTTGTTACGACCTGA
- a CDS encoding ABC transporter permease gives MNNSTVKPMKELHLKHNPIYSFVRENLGILIGLLLLCVILTIFSPVFLSKNNILNVLRQVATNLYIACAMTMVIILGGIDLSVGSIIALSGVVTGGMIAFDGYSIGVAVVAGLLVGSAVGAFNGLLISKTTIPPFIVTLSTMNIARGAAYVYTGGQPIRVMSDSFNFIGAGYLGEIPMPIIYLVIIVVVSVLIMSKSRLGRHIYAVGGNPTAAKFSGIKNSRVLFFAYLFSGLMASIAGIVLASRMFSGQPTAGQGAEMDAIAAVVLGGTSMSGGVGKIGGTVIGALIIGVLSNGLNLLGINSFWQYIVKGVVILIAVYVDFLKKGNK, from the coding sequence ATGAATAATTCGACAGTTAAACCTATGAAAGAACTGCATCTGAAGCATAATCCAATTTACAGTTTCGTACGGGAAAACCTGGGTATCCTCATCGGATTGCTCCTGTTGTGCGTCATTCTGACCATCTTTTCCCCGGTGTTTCTTTCCAAGAATAATATTCTGAACGTACTGCGGCAGGTGGCGACAAACCTCTACATAGCCTGCGCCATGACAATGGTTATAATTCTTGGGGGTATCGATCTTTCGGTGGGATCGATCATCGCCCTCTCCGGTGTGGTCACCGGCGGGATGATCGCCTTTGACGGTTATTCTATCGGGGTCGCGGTCGTGGCCGGACTCCTGGTGGGCTCTGCGGTGGGAGCTTTTAACGGGCTTTTGATCAGCAAGACCACCATTCCTCCTTTTATCGTTACCCTGTCGACGATGAATATCGCCCGCGGAGCCGCCTATGTCTATACCGGCGGTCAGCCCATTCGCGTAATGTCCGATTCCTTCAATTTTATCGGTGCAGGATATCTGGGTGAGATTCCCATGCCCATAATCTACCTGGTGATAATTGTTGTTGTCTCGGTATTGATCATGTCCAAATCACGACTGGGGCGGCACATCTATGCAGTGGGGGGCAATCCGACGGCCGCGAAGTTCTCAGGTATTAAAAACAGCCGGGTACTTTTCTTCGCCTATCTGTTCAGCGGTCTCATGGCATCGATTGCCGGAATCGTTCTTGCCTCCCGCATGTTCAGCGGCCAGCCGACAGCCGGCCAGGGCGCGGAGATGGATGCCATCGCCGCGGTAGTACTGGGCGGAACAAGTATGAGCGGCGGAGTCGGGAAAATCGGCGGCACCGTTATCGGGGCTCTCATTATCGGGGTCCTCAGCAACGGGCTGAACCTGCTGGGGATTAACTCCTTCTGGCAGTACATTGTTAAAGGTGTCGTTATACTGATCGCCGTGTATGTGGACTTTCTTAAAAAGGGGAATAAATAG
- a CDS encoding HipA domain-containing protein, with the protein MAGAQDKWPVYFDGESLFWPQGDAASSHILKFSNRNYKGLNWNEVYISFISRQLGLPTVEVGIGNGYSLTVRCDRVRDKSGSIVRIHQEDFCQALGYPYYRKYENDGGPDLKECIHLLRNISVSPAEDILNLLRWQVFNLLTGNADGHAKNLSILYTSAGPRLAPFYDLVCTAIYPGISSDLAFSIGGNADPGQIRLKDWERMADVLGMRPRLILNTLNSFMDILLDRLSDYHRLFVEKNGSDPVLERINQTIRKRIRRTGSLVAG; encoded by the coding sequence CTGGCAGGGGCTCAGGACAAATGGCCTGTATACTTTGACGGAGAGAGTCTCTTCTGGCCCCAGGGAGACGCGGCAAGCTCTCATATTCTCAAGTTCTCAAACCGCAATTATAAAGGACTCAACTGGAACGAGGTGTATATCAGCTTTATTTCCCGACAGCTGGGACTTCCGACAGTTGAAGTCGGCATCGGAAACGGATACTCATTAACAGTCCGCTGCGACCGCGTACGGGATAAGTCAGGAAGCATTGTCCGCATCCATCAGGAGGACTTTTGCCAGGCCCTGGGGTATCCCTATTACAGAAAGTATGAAAATGACGGCGGACCGGATCTTAAGGAGTGCATACATCTGCTGCGAAACATCAGTGTGTCCCCGGCGGAAGATATACTGAACCTTCTCCGCTGGCAGGTATTCAATCTGCTTACAGGGAATGCGGACGGCCATGCAAAAAACCTTTCCATACTCTACACCAGTGCAGGTCCGAGGCTCGCGCCCTTTTATGATCTTGTCTGTACCGCGATCTATCCCGGCATCAGCAGCGATCTGGCCTTCTCCATCGGCGGCAATGCGGATCCCGGGCAGATTCGCCTGAAGGATTGGGAAAGAATGGCAGATGTACTTGGAATGCGTCCGCGGCTTATCCTCAACACCCTGAACAGCTTCATGGACATACTCCTGGACAGACTGAGCGATTACCATCGGCTGTTTGTCGAGAAGAACGGGTCAGACCCGGTGCTTGAGAGGATCAACCAGACTATTCGGAAGCGGATACGGAGGACGGGGAGCTTGGTGGCGGGGTGA